A genome region from Pseudomonas pergaminensis includes the following:
- the acnA gene encoding aconitate hydratase AcnA, which yields MSSLDSLRTLKTLQIDDKTYHYFSLPEAAKSLGDLDRLPMSLKVLLENLLRWEDDKTVTGADLKAIAAWLKERQSDREIQYRPARVLMQDFTGVPAVVDLAAMRAAVAKAGGDPQRINPLSPVDLVIDHSVMVDKFGTTSAFEQNVDIEMQRNGERYAFLRWGQSAFDNFSVVPPGTGICHQVNLEYLGRTVWTKDEDGRTYAFPDTLVGTDSHTTMINGLGVLGWGVGGIEAEAAMLGQPVSMLIPEVIGFKLTGKLKEGITATDLVLTVTQMLRKKGVVGKFVEFYGDGLADLPLADRATIANMAPEYGATCGFFPVDEVTLDYLRLSGRPAETVKLVEAYTKAQGLWRIAGQEPVFTDSLALDMGSVEASLAGPKRPQDRVALPNVGQAFSDFLDLQFKPTNKEEGRLESEGGGGVAVGNADLVGETDYEYDGKTYRLKNGAVVIAAITSCTNTSNPSVMMAAGLVAKNAVEKGLTRKPWVKTSLAPGSKVVTDYYKAAGLTQYLDKLGFDLVGYGCTTCIGNSGPLPEPIEKAIQKADLAVASVLSGNRNFEGRVHPLVKTNWLASPPLVVAYALAGTVRIDISSEPLGNDQAGNPVYLKDIWPSSKEIADAVAQVSTGMFHKEYAEVFAGDEQWQAIEVPQAATYVWQKDSTYIQHPPFFDDIAGPLPVIKDVKGANVLALLGDSVTTDHISPAGNIKTDSPAGRYLREQGVEPRDFNSYGSRRGNHEVMMRGTFANIRIRNEMLGGEEGGNTLYIPTGEKMPIYDASMKYQASGTPLVVVAGQEYGTGSSRDWAAKGTNLLGVKAVIAESFERIHRSNLVGMGVLPLQFKLDQNRKSLKLTGKEKIDILGLTDVEIVPRMNLTLVITREDGSSEKVEVLCRIDTLNEVEYFKSGGILHYVLRQLIAS from the coding sequence ATGTCATCCCTTGATAGCCTGAGAACCCTTAAAACCCTGCAGATCGACGACAAGACCTATCACTACTTCAGCTTGCCCGAAGCCGCCAAGAGCCTGGGCGACCTGGATAGACTGCCGATGTCCCTCAAGGTGCTGCTGGAAAACCTGCTGCGCTGGGAAGACGACAAGACCGTCACCGGCGCCGACCTCAAGGCCATCGCCGCCTGGCTCAAAGAGCGCCAGTCCGACCGCGAGATCCAGTACCGCCCGGCCCGGGTATTGATGCAAGACTTTACCGGCGTGCCTGCCGTGGTCGACCTGGCCGCCATGCGCGCCGCCGTGGCCAAGGCCGGGGGCGACCCGCAGCGCATCAACCCGCTATCGCCCGTGGACCTGGTGATCGACCACTCGGTGATGGTCGACAAGTTCGGGACCACCAGCGCCTTCGAGCAGAACGTCGACATCGAGATGCAGCGCAACGGCGAACGCTACGCCTTCCTGCGCTGGGGCCAGAGCGCATTCGACAACTTCAGCGTGGTGCCGCCGGGCACCGGTATCTGCCACCAGGTCAACCTCGAATACCTCGGCCGCACAGTCTGGACCAAAGACGAAGACGGCCGCACCTACGCCTTCCCGGACACCTTGGTCGGCACCGACTCCCACACCACCATGATCAACGGCCTCGGCGTACTCGGCTGGGGCGTGGGCGGGATCGAAGCGGAAGCGGCGATGCTCGGCCAGCCGGTGTCGATGCTGATCCCGGAAGTGATCGGCTTCAAGCTCACCGGCAAACTCAAAGAAGGCATTACCGCCACCGACTTGGTGCTGACCGTGACCCAGATGCTGCGCAAAAAAGGCGTCGTGGGTAAATTCGTCGAGTTCTATGGCGACGGCCTCGCCGACCTACCGCTGGCCGACCGCGCCACCATCGCCAACATGGCCCCGGAATACGGCGCCACCTGCGGCTTTTTCCCGGTGGATGAGGTAACGCTGGACTACCTGCGCCTGTCCGGCCGTCCGGCAGAAACCGTGAAGCTGGTCGAGGCGTACACCAAAGCCCAGGGCCTGTGGCGCATCGCCGGCCAAGAGCCGGTGTTCACCGATAGCCTGGCCCTGGACATGGGCAGCGTCGAAGCCAGCCTGGCCGGGCCGAAACGCCCACAGGACCGTGTGGCCCTGCCAAATGTCGGCCAGGCGTTCAGCGACTTCCTCGACCTGCAATTCAAACCCACCAACAAGGAAGAAGGCCGCCTCGAAAGCGAAGGCGGCGGCGGGGTTGCCGTGGGCAACGCCGACCTGGTGGGCGAAACCGACTACGAATACGACGGCAAGACCTATCGCCTGAAGAACGGCGCGGTGGTGATCGCCGCAATCACCTCTTGCACCAACACCTCCAACCCCAGCGTGATGATGGCGGCCGGGCTGGTGGCGAAAAATGCCGTGGAAAAGGGCCTGACCCGCAAACCCTGGGTAAAAACCTCGCTGGCCCCTGGCTCCAAAGTGGTCACCGACTATTACAAGGCTGCGGGCCTGACCCAGTACTTGGACAAACTGGGCTTCGACCTGGTGGGCTATGGCTGCACCACCTGCATCGGCAACTCCGGGCCGTTGCCCGAGCCGATCGAGAAAGCCATCCAAAAGGCTGACCTCGCGGTGGCGTCGGTGCTGTCCGGTAACCGCAACTTCGAAGGCCGCGTGCATCCCCTGGTGAAAACCAACTGGCTGGCCTCGCCACCGCTGGTGGTGGCCTATGCCCTGGCGGGAACCGTGCGCATCGATATCAGCAGCGAGCCGCTGGGTAACGACCAGGCCGGCAACCCGGTGTACCTCAAGGACATCTGGCCGAGCAGCAAGGAAATCGCCGACGCAGTGGCCCAAGTCAGCACCGGCATGTTCCACAAGGAATACGCCGAGGTGTTTGCCGGTGACGAGCAATGGCAAGCCATTGAAGTGCCACAGGCCGCCACCTACGTGTGGCAGAAAGACTCCACCTACATCCAGCACCCGCCATTCTTCGACGACATTGCAGGCCCACTGCCGGTCATCAAGGACGTCAAAGGCGCCAACGTGCTGGCGCTGCTGGGCGACTCGGTCACCACCGACCACATCTCCCCTGCCGGCAATATCAAGACCGACAGCCCCGCCGGTCGCTACCTGCGTGAACAAGGCGTGGAACCGCGCGACTTCAACTCCTACGGCTCACGCCGCGGCAACCATGAAGTGATGATGCGCGGCACCTTTGCCAACATCCGTATCCGCAATGAAATGCTCGGCGGCGAAGAAGGCGGCAATACGCTGTACATCCCCACTGGCGAGAAAATGCCGATCTACGATGCGTCGATGAAATACCAGGCGTCGGGCACGCCGCTGGTGGTGGTGGCCGGCCAGGAATATGGCACCGGCTCCAGCCGCGACTGGGCAGCCAAGGGCACCAACCTGCTGGGCGTCAAGGCGGTGATCGCCGAGAGTTTCGAGCGGATTCACCGCTCCAACCTGGTGGGCATGGGCGTGTTGCCATTGCAGTTCAAGCTGGATCAGAACCGCAAGTCGCTCAAGCTCACCGGCAAGGAGAAGATCGACATTCTCGGTCTGACCGACGTGGAGATCGTGCCACGCATGAACCTGACGCTGGTGATTACCCGGGAGGATGGCAGCAGCGAGAAGGTCGAGGTGCTGTGCCGGATCGATACGCTCAATGAGGTGGAATACTTCAAGTCGGGCGGCATCTTGCACTACGTGCTGCGCCAGTTGATCGCCTCTTAA
- the rlmM gene encoding 23S rRNA (cytidine(2498)-2'-O)-methyltransferase RlmM, protein MNTLFMHCRPGFEGEVCSEIAEHAARLNVSGYAKAKTGSACAEFVCTEEDGAQRLMHGQRFAELIFPRQWARGVFIDLPETDRISVILAHLREFPVCGSLWLEMVDTNDGKELSNFCKKFEVHLRKALLNAGKLVDDPSKPRLLLTFKSGREVFMGLAESNNSAMWPMGIPRLKFPREAPSRSTLKLEEAWHHFIPRDQWDERLHGDMTGVDLGAAPGGWTWQLVNRGMLVTAIDNGPMAESLMDTGLVQHLMADGFTFVPKQPVDWMVCDIVEKPARNAALLETWIGEGHCREAVVNLKLPMKQRYAEVKRLLERIEDGFKARGIRVEIGCKQLYHDREEVTCHLRRLVDVKKTKAR, encoded by the coding sequence ATGAACACCCTTTTTATGCACTGCCGCCCGGGTTTTGAAGGCGAAGTCTGTTCCGAGATCGCGGAACACGCCGCGCGCCTGAACGTTTCCGGCTACGCCAAGGCCAAGACCGGTAGCGCCTGCGCCGAATTTGTCTGCACCGAAGAAGACGGCGCCCAGCGCCTGATGCACGGCCAGCGCTTTGCCGAGCTGATCTTCCCGCGGCAGTGGGCGCGCGGGGTATTCATCGACCTGCCGGAAACCGACCGCATCAGCGTGATCCTCGCCCACCTGCGCGAATTCCCGGTGTGCGGCAGCCTGTGGCTGGAGATGGTCGACACCAACGACGGCAAGGAACTGTCGAACTTCTGCAAGAAATTCGAAGTGCACCTGCGCAAAGCCCTGCTGAACGCCGGCAAGCTGGTGGACGACCCCAGCAAGCCGCGCCTGCTGCTGACCTTCAAGAGTGGCCGCGAAGTGTTCATGGGCCTGGCCGAGTCGAACAACTCGGCGATGTGGCCGATGGGTATTCCACGTCTCAAGTTCCCCCGCGAAGCCCCCAGCCGCTCGACCCTGAAGCTGGAAGAGGCCTGGCACCACTTCATCCCCCGCGACCAGTGGGACGAGCGCCTGCATGGCGACATGACCGGCGTCGACCTCGGCGCAGCGCCGGGCGGCTGGACCTGGCAGTTGGTCAACCGTGGCATGCTGGTGACCGCCATCGACAACGGCCCGATGGCCGAAAGCCTGATGGACACCGGCCTGGTGCAACACTTGATGGCCGACGGTTTCACCTTTGTGCCCAAGCAGCCGGTGGACTGGATGGTCTGCGACATCGTCGAAAAGCCGGCGCGTAACGCCGCGCTGCTGGAAACCTGGATCGGCGAGGGGCATTGCCGCGAGGCGGTGGTGAACCTGAAGTTGCCGATGAAGCAGCGGTATGCCGAAGTGAAGCGTTTGCTGGAGCGCATCGAAGACGGCTTCAAGGCCCGTGGCATTCGGGTGGAGATCGGCTGCAAGCAGCTGTACCACGACCGTGAGGAAGTGACCTGCCACCTGCGTCGGTTGGTGGATGTGAAGAAAACCAAGGCCCGGTAG
- the tusA gene encoding sulfurtransferase TusA: MSDIFDTAVDGTLDATGLNCPEPVMMLHQHIRDLPPGGLLKVIATDPSTRRDIPKFCVFLDHELVDQQEQAGTYLYWIRKKSA; this comes from the coding sequence ATGAGCGATATTTTCGACACCGCCGTCGACGGCACCCTAGATGCAACAGGCTTGAATTGCCCAGAGCCCGTGATGATGCTGCACCAGCACATCCGCGACTTGCCACCAGGCGGCTTGCTCAAGGTGATCGCGACCGACCCGTCCACGCGCCGCGATATTCCCAAGTTCTGCGTGTTTCTCGACCACGAACTGGTGGATCAGCAGGAGCAGGCCGGTACGTACCTGTACTGGATCCGCAAGAAGTCCGCTTAA
- a CDS encoding MATE family efflux transporter — translation MNTATATLTRPARISREVRGLLTLALPIMIGQLATTAMSFVDAVMAGRVSPQDLAAVGLGNSIWIPVYLLMTGTLLATTPKVAQRYGAGQFSEIGPLVRQSLWLAVVVGITASLLLLCAEPILQAMKVEPDLIEPSMGYLHGIAAGMPAIALYYVLRCFSDGLGRTRPSMVMGLCGLALNIPLNYIFIYGHLGVPAMGGVGCGWATAIAMWVMMLGLAVWTRWGPAYQSSELFKRFDWPQWAVIKRVLGIGLPIGIAIFAESSIFAVIALLIGSLGATVVSGHQIALNVSSLVFMIPYSLSMAVTVRVGQALGRGEPREARFAAGVGMGTALAYACLSCSLMLVFREQIAAIYTPDPVVIHLASMLIVFSALFQFSDSIQVTAAGALRGYQDTRVTMVLTLFAYWGVGLPVGYALGLTDWLGEPSGPSGLWQGLIVGLSCAAGMLLVRLARSARRRIRADKARV, via the coding sequence GTGAACACTGCCACCGCCACCCTCACCCGCCCCGCCCGCATCAGCCGGGAAGTGCGCGGCCTGCTGACGCTCGCCCTGCCGATCATGATCGGCCAACTGGCGACCACCGCGATGAGTTTTGTCGATGCGGTGATGGCCGGGCGCGTCAGCCCCCAGGACCTGGCGGCCGTGGGCCTGGGCAACTCGATCTGGATACCGGTGTACCTGCTGATGACCGGCACGCTGCTGGCCACCACGCCCAAAGTCGCGCAGCGTTACGGGGCCGGGCAGTTCAGCGAGATCGGCCCGCTGGTGCGTCAATCCTTGTGGCTGGCCGTGGTGGTCGGTATCACCGCCTCGCTGTTGCTGCTCTGCGCCGAACCGATCCTGCAGGCGATGAAGGTGGAACCGGACCTGATCGAACCTTCCATGGGCTACCTGCACGGCATCGCCGCCGGTATGCCGGCCATCGCGCTGTATTACGTGCTGCGCTGTTTCAGTGACGGCCTGGGCCGCACGCGGCCGAGCATGGTGATGGGCCTGTGTGGCCTGGCGCTGAACATCCCGCTGAACTACATCTTCATCTACGGCCACCTGGGCGTGCCGGCCATGGGCGGCGTGGGTTGCGGCTGGGCCACGGCCATTGCGATGTGGGTGATGATGCTCGGCCTGGCGGTCTGGACCCGCTGGGGCCCGGCTTACCAGAGCAGCGAACTGTTCAAGCGTTTCGACTGGCCGCAATGGGCCGTGATCAAGCGTGTGTTGGGGATTGGCCTGCCCATCGGCATCGCGATCTTTGCCGAATCGAGCATCTTCGCGGTCATCGCCCTGCTGATCGGCAGCCTCGGCGCCACCGTGGTCTCGGGCCATCAGATCGCGCTGAACGTCAGCTCGCTGGTGTTCATGATCCCCTACTCCCTGAGCATGGCCGTGACCGTGCGCGTCGGCCAGGCCCTCGGCCGTGGCGAGCCGCGCGAAGCACGCTTCGCGGCGGGTGTCGGCATGGGCACTGCGCTGGCGTATGCCTGCCTGTCCTGCAGCCTGATGCTGGTGTTTCGCGAGCAGATTGCGGCGATCTACACCCCCGACCCAGTGGTCATTCACCTAGCGTCGATGTTGATCGTGTTCTCGGCGCTGTTCCAGTTCAGCGACTCGATCCAGGTCACGGCGGCGGGCGCATTGCGTGGCTACCAGGACACCCGCGTGACCATGGTGCTAACCCTGTTCGCATACTGGGGCGTGGGCCTGCCGGTGGGGTATGCCTTGGGGCTGACCGACTGGCTCGGCGAACCCAGCGGCCCAAGCGGCTTGTGGCAAGGGCTGATCGTGGGCCTCAGCTGTGCGGCGGGGATGTTGCTGGTGCGCCTGGCGCGCAGTGCACGCCGGCGCATTCGCGCCGACAAGGCGCGGGTTTAA
- the pdxB gene encoding 4-phosphoerythronate dehydrogenase PdxB has protein sequence MLIVADENIPLLDAFFQGFGEIRRVPGRSIDRATVEQADVLLVRSVTNVNRALLEGTKVRFVGTCTIGTDHLDLDYFQQAGIQWSSAPGCNARGVVDYVLGSLQTLAEIEGADLNQRTYGVIGAGEVGGRLVKVLKGLGWNVLVCDPPRQIAEDGDYVSLAQIIEQCDVISLHTPLTKSGNGSTWHLFDRQRLEQLKHGTWLINASRGPVVDNAALREVLLDREDLQAVLDVWEGEPEVDVDLADLCVLATPHIAGYSLDGKQRGTAQIYQAFCAHLGQEPSLQLSDLLPPPWLAEVHLNASTDPAWALATLCRSVYDPRRDDADFRRSLVGTVQEQRKAFDLLRKHYPERREIDGLKVRIHGESAALASIAKALGADVH, from the coding sequence ATGCTGATTGTTGCCGACGAAAATATTCCGCTGCTCGATGCATTTTTCCAGGGATTTGGCGAGATTCGCCGCGTGCCCGGCCGTTCCATTGACCGCGCCACGGTCGAGCAGGCTGATGTGTTGCTGGTGCGCTCGGTGACCAACGTCAACCGTGCGCTGCTGGAGGGCACGAAGGTGCGCTTCGTCGGCACTTGCACTATCGGCACCGATCACCTGGACCTCGACTACTTCCAGCAGGCTGGCATCCAGTGGTCCAGCGCCCCAGGCTGTAACGCCCGTGGCGTGGTGGACTACGTGCTGGGCAGCCTGCAGACCCTGGCCGAGATCGAAGGTGCCGACCTCAATCAGCGCACCTACGGCGTGATCGGCGCCGGTGAAGTGGGCGGGCGGCTGGTCAAGGTGCTCAAGGGCCTGGGCTGGAATGTGCTGGTCTGCGACCCGCCACGCCAGATCGCCGAGGACGGGGATTACGTCAGTCTGGCGCAGATCATCGAGCAGTGCGACGTGATCAGCTTGCACACGCCGCTGACCAAGTCCGGCAACGGCTCCACCTGGCACCTGTTCGACCGCCAGCGCCTTGAGCAACTCAAGCACGGCACCTGGCTGATCAACGCCAGCCGTGGCCCGGTGGTCGACAACGCCGCCCTGCGCGAGGTGCTGCTGGACCGTGAAGACCTGCAAGCGGTGCTGGATGTGTGGGAAGGCGAGCCGGAAGTGGACGTCGACCTGGCTGACCTGTGCGTACTGGCCACGCCGCATATCGCCGGCTACAGCCTGGACGGCAAGCAGCGCGGCACGGCGCAGATCTATCAGGCGTTCTGCGCGCACCTGGGTCAGGAGCCAAGCCTTCAATTGAGTGATTTGCTGCCGCCACCCTGGTTGGCCGAGGTGCACCTGAATGCCTCCACCGATCCGGCCTGGGCCTTGGCGACCCTGTGCCGCAGCGTGTATGACCCGCGTCGTGACGACGCGGATTTCCGTCGCAGCCTGGTGGGCACCGTGCAAGAGCAGCGCAAGGCGTTTGACCTGCTGCGCAAGCATTACCCGGAGCGCCGTGAAATTGATGGCTTGAAGGTGCGTATCCACGGGGAATCCGCCGCGCTAGCCTCTATAGCCAAAGCCCTCGGTGCCGACGTGCACTAA
- a CDS encoding PA1571 family protein — translation MTLQNSSDAKIEVIRQPQQLPCSYIDAKGREVQITEEMIQQACSELEQRLVKPAQQG, via the coding sequence ATGACCTTGCAAAATAGCAGCGATGCCAAGATTGAAGTGATCCGCCAGCCGCAGCAGTTGCCTTGCTCGTACATCGACGCCAAGGGCCGCGAAGTGCAGATTACCGAAGAGATGATCCAGCAAGCGTGCAGCGAACTGGAACAGCGACTGGTCAAGCCTGCCCAGCAAGGCTGA
- a CDS encoding ABC transporter transmembrane domain-containing protein: MPSMFSVRQRRAIRLASRFIAPYRWHALGALLALIVTAGITLSMGQGIRLLVDQGFMTQSPHLLNQSIGLFMVLVLGLAVGTFARFYLVSWIGERVVADIRRQVFNHLIYLHPGFYENNRSSEIQSRLTTDTTLLQSVIGSSLSLFLRNALMVIGGIVLLFVTNPKLTSIVVVALPLVLAPILIFGRRVRSLSRQSQDRIADVGSYVSETLGQIKTVQAYNHQVQDEQRFAVTVEDAFTTARKRITQRAWLITLVIMLVLGAVGVMLWVGGMDVINGRISGGELAAFVFYSLIVGSAVGTLSEVLGELQRAAGAAERIGELLQSSNEIQAPAAGTVQLPERVSGRMALQDLRFSYPSRPDSYAIDGLNLTINPGETLALVGPSGAGKSTIFDLLLRFYDPQHGRILLEGHPLTELDPMDLRRHFALVSQSPALFFGSVEENIRYGNPTATLEQVEAAARIAHAHDFILQMPDGYRTHLGDGGMGLSGGQRQRLAIARALLVDAPILLLDEATSALDAQSEHLIQQALPQLMQGRTTLVIAHRLATVKNADRIAVMDQGKLVAVGTHQQLIASNPLYARLAALQFSDGVEESATH, encoded by the coding sequence ATGCCCTCCATGTTCTCCGTCCGTCAACGCCGTGCGATCCGCCTGGCCAGCCGCTTCATTGCGCCCTACCGCTGGCACGCCCTCGGCGCCCTGTTGGCGCTCATCGTCACCGCAGGCATTACCTTGTCCATGGGGCAGGGTATTCGCCTGCTGGTGGACCAGGGCTTTATGACCCAATCACCGCACCTGCTCAATCAGTCCATCGGCCTGTTCATGGTGCTGGTGCTGGGCCTGGCAGTGGGCACCTTTGCACGGTTTTACCTGGTGTCTTGGATCGGCGAACGGGTGGTGGCGGATATCCGCCGGCAAGTGTTCAACCACCTGATCTACCTGCATCCGGGCTTCTACGAGAACAATCGCAGTTCGGAAATCCAATCGCGACTGACCACCGACACCACCTTGCTGCAGTCGGTGATCGGCTCGTCGCTGTCACTGTTCCTGCGCAATGCCTTGATGGTCATCGGTGGCATCGTGCTGCTGTTTGTCACTAACCCCAAGCTCACCAGTATCGTGGTAGTGGCGCTGCCGCTGGTATTGGCGCCGATCCTCATCTTTGGCCGGCGCGTACGCAGCCTGTCGCGGCAAAGCCAGGACCGCATCGCCGATGTGGGCAGCTATGTGTCCGAGACCCTCGGGCAGATCAAGACCGTGCAGGCCTACAACCATCAAGTGCAGGACGAACAGCGCTTCGCCGTGACCGTGGAAGACGCCTTCACCACTGCGCGCAAACGCATCACCCAACGCGCCTGGCTGATTACCCTGGTTATCATGCTGGTGCTCGGCGCCGTGGGTGTGATGCTGTGGGTCGGTGGCATGGATGTGATCAACGGGCGCATCTCCGGCGGTGAGCTGGCGGCGTTTGTGTTCTATAGCCTGATCGTCGGCAGCGCGGTCGGTACCCTGAGCGAAGTGCTCGGCGAGCTGCAGCGCGCTGCCGGTGCCGCCGAGCGGATTGGCGAATTGTTGCAGTCGAGCAACGAAATCCAGGCGCCCGCCGCCGGTACCGTGCAACTGCCGGAACGGGTCAGTGGCCGCATGGCGCTGCAAGACCTGCGCTTTTCCTACCCTTCACGGCCCGACAGCTACGCCATCGACGGCCTGAACCTGACCATCAACCCCGGTGAAACCCTGGCGCTGGTGGGCCCGTCCGGCGCGGGCAAGTCGACGATTTTTGACCTGCTGCTGCGCTTCTACGACCCCCAGCATGGCCGCATCCTGCTCGAAGGCCACCCGCTGACCGAACTCGACCCCATGGACCTGCGCCGCCACTTCGCCCTGGTGTCCCAGAGCCCGGCGCTGTTTTTCGGCAGCGTCGAAGAGAACATCCGCTACGGCAATCCGACGGCCACCCTCGAACAGGTCGAAGCCGCCGCGCGCATTGCCCACGCCCATGACTTCATCCTGCAAATGCCTGACGGCTACCGGACACACCTCGGCGACGGCGGCATGGGCCTCTCCGGCGGCCAACGCCAACGCCTGGCCATCGCCCGCGCCTTGCTGGTAGACGCGCCGATCCTGCTGCTGGACGAGGCCACCAGCGCCCTCGATGCCCAGAGCGAACACCTGATCCAGCAAGCGCTGCCGCAACTGATGCAAGGGCGCACCACGCTGGTCATCGCCCATCGATTGGCCACGGTGAAGAACGCTGACCGCATCGCCGTGATGGACCAGGGCAAGTTGGTGGCGGTAGGCACGCATCAACAACTTATTGCGAGCAATCCGTTGTATGCGCGGTTGGCAGCGTTGCAGTTCAGTGATGGGGTAGAGGAAAGCGCCACACACTAA